A single genomic interval of Streptomyces graminofaciens harbors:
- a CDS encoding DNA sulfur modification protein DndB has product MTITVDPSRLSLTREESTYLAIRTTQGGRTVYTTRIPLSELPVILTIPDPAKPDPDNRRVDPNHAKGFGNYLAENPGWVAPALLIRDTGGCRFESISADGAIGYLTVPWAIGGIGRLITIDGQHRVLGVHLEKKRITDEIARIDREAVRANEAKKQKLDEEREALVLRLQRLKEEFIGVDIYVEVDGVRGQQMFVDVADNAKGISGAVRARFDTSRIANRTLTDIVAHPLFAGKIDIERDRMTLANRNLMGAKHVADITRSVIAGPGGRVNKKVESLTDNEVIESVRGFLDVISTAFTDLAAITEEDVDNYHPSLAEKRKNEPPAPPTKAMQLRVSSLLGSVGMLRVLGGVYRNLKEDGVEDGDIQEFFKRLDRHMGAPVTEQSIWRTTAANEDFEPNASAPIMRQQNIVHLTKVITDWYKKAPAAI; this is encoded by the coding sequence GTGACCATCACCGTTGACCCCTCTCGTCTGTCGTTGACGCGCGAGGAGTCCACATACCTGGCGATTCGGACCACGCAGGGAGGACGCACGGTCTACACGACCCGCATCCCTCTGTCCGAGCTCCCGGTAATCCTCACAATCCCGGACCCGGCCAAGCCTGACCCGGACAACCGCCGTGTCGACCCCAACCATGCGAAGGGCTTCGGTAACTACCTCGCCGAGAACCCCGGTTGGGTAGCACCGGCCCTCCTCATCCGCGACACTGGCGGCTGCCGCTTCGAGTCGATCAGCGCGGACGGCGCTATCGGGTACCTCACCGTCCCGTGGGCCATCGGAGGCATCGGGCGCCTGATCACGATCGACGGCCAGCACCGCGTGCTCGGGGTCCACCTAGAGAAGAAGCGCATCACCGACGAAATCGCGCGCATCGACCGTGAGGCGGTCCGTGCCAACGAGGCCAAGAAGCAGAAACTTGACGAGGAGCGCGAAGCTCTGGTCCTCCGGCTCCAGCGCCTCAAGGAGGAGTTCATCGGCGTCGACATCTACGTGGAGGTCGACGGCGTCCGCGGGCAGCAGATGTTCGTCGACGTCGCCGACAATGCCAAGGGCATCTCCGGCGCCGTCCGGGCCCGTTTCGACACCTCGCGCATCGCCAATCGCACGCTCACCGACATCGTTGCTCACCCCCTCTTCGCGGGGAAGATCGACATTGAGCGCGATCGGATGACCCTGGCCAACCGCAACCTGATGGGTGCCAAGCACGTCGCCGACATCACCCGCTCCGTCATCGCCGGCCCCGGTGGGCGCGTCAACAAGAAGGTTGAGTCCCTCACCGACAACGAGGTGATCGAAAGCGTCCGCGGCTTCCTGGACGTCATCTCCACAGCCTTCACCGACCTGGCAGCGATCACCGAGGAGGACGTCGACAACTACCACCCCTCCCTTGCTGAGAAGCGCAAGAACGAGCCGCCGGCGCCCCCTACTAAAGCGATGCAGCTCCGCGTATCCTCCCTCCTCGGTTCCGTGGGCATGCTCCGCGTCCTCGGTGGCGTTTACCGCAACTTGAAGGAGGACGGAGTTGAAGACGGTGACATCCAGGAGTTTTTCAAGCGGCTCGACCGCCACATGGGCGCCCCGGTCACTGAGCAGAGCATCTGGCGCACCACGGCGGCGAACGAGGACTTCGAGCCCAATGCCTCGGCGCCGATCATGCGCCAACAGAACATCGTCCACCTGACCAAGGTGATCACCGACTGGTACAAGAAGGCGCCCGCCGCCATCTGA
- a CDS encoding SLATT domain-containing protein, which translates to MNLGGIVAQQPDRHGHPVPFDIRDVPEEVQAIAGECERLWERALHSAHHQFAASMIWRSTHRWLSVLAAAVGALAGVSAVADVIGVRLAGVGALLATVIGGATSLLAPDQHATQCTTSGNAYVEVRDGSQQMLCVDLARLEYEAARQRLEDLTAGLHAANQAAEPTSFLARWYARRALKSGIANDDVWAVRTLRE; encoded by the coding sequence GTGAATCTCGGGGGGATCGTGGCTCAGCAACCGGACAGGCACGGACATCCCGTCCCTTTCGACATCAGGGATGTACCAGAAGAAGTACAAGCCATTGCCGGGGAGTGTGAACGGCTGTGGGAAAGGGCCTTGCATAGTGCCCACCATCAGTTCGCGGCTTCCATGATCTGGCGCAGTACGCACCGCTGGCTGTCAGTGCTGGCGGCTGCGGTGGGCGCCCTGGCCGGCGTGTCGGCTGTAGCCGATGTCATCGGCGTTCGCCTTGCTGGTGTGGGTGCCCTCTTGGCCACGGTCATTGGAGGGGCGACAAGCCTGCTGGCGCCAGACCAGCACGCGACACAGTGCACCACGTCCGGCAATGCCTATGTTGAAGTGCGGGACGGCAGTCAGCAGATGCTGTGCGTTGACCTCGCTCGCTTGGAGTACGAAGCGGCACGTCAGCGTCTTGAAGACCTGACCGCAGGATTGCACGCAGCGAACCAGGCAGCCGAGCCGACATCGTTCCTCGCACGGTGGTACGCGCGCCGAGCACTCAAGTCGGGGATCGCCAACGACGACGTGTGGGCGGTACGAACACTCAGGGAATGA
- a CDS encoding DUF4365 domain-containing protein, protein MEMLQDGYLRAVAAAAGCTMAKPEPDDGIDWVITHASDLHEADCQIDLKIQLKSTWTCGPNPANGFVSVKLSNDRLKLLARQKVTVHRILVAMIIPEDIAAWVEATHDIFKLRHCAYWRSVTGEQPSGEEYTSVRVSTDRIFDDKALCGIMERIGKGGRP, encoded by the coding sequence ATGGAGATGCTCCAGGACGGTTACCTAAGAGCGGTAGCTGCTGCAGCAGGATGCACCATGGCGAAGCCCGAGCCCGACGACGGGATTGACTGGGTGATAACCCATGCGTCTGACCTGCACGAGGCGGACTGTCAGATCGATCTAAAGATCCAGCTCAAGAGCACTTGGACCTGCGGGCCTAATCCGGCCAACGGGTTTGTATCCGTCAAATTATCGAATGATCGGCTCAAGCTTCTCGCGCGTCAAAAGGTGACCGTTCATCGCATTTTGGTGGCGATGATAATTCCCGAAGATATCGCGGCCTGGGTCGAGGCTACTCACGATATATTCAAGCTGCGTCACTGTGCTTACTGGCGCAGTGTTACAGGTGAGCAGCCCTCGGGAGAAGAGTACACATCCGTCAGGGTGTCAACCGATCGAATATTTGACGATAAGGCACTTTGTGGAATTATGGAGCGCATAGGGAAGGGAGGTAGGCCGTGA
- a CDS encoding helix-turn-helix domain-containing protein: protein MGSERRERMRALGARLRELRAEAGLTGAVVAQRAGVGQPTVSKVETGRMVPSVDVLDRLSGALGLDESTAREIRELLHAVMAAPGAAQHTEGPTPGAGSTVDEEVRSAQLVRSFQCIVLPALLQTAEYARHVFASVPNSSPDAIGRAVAARIERQSVLYEPGRESVFVLTEAVLRTWPGTPALMLAQLDRLLAVESLDTVRLGVIPWRRRVPVLPRHGFTLCDERAVVVETFDRERVSADSAELAAYEETFARFEEAAIFGDEVRELLLRSMADFRSLGDTLTR from the coding sequence ATGGGGAGTGAGCGGCGGGAGCGGATGCGGGCGCTTGGTGCGCGTCTTCGGGAACTTCGGGCAGAGGCTGGGCTGACGGGTGCTGTGGTGGCGCAGCGTGCCGGGGTGGGGCAGCCGACTGTGTCCAAGGTCGAGACCGGCCGCATGGTTCCGAGCGTTGATGTGCTCGACCGCCTCTCAGGCGCCCTCGGCCTCGATGAGTCGACCGCTCGTGAGATTCGTGAGCTGCTGCACGCTGTGATGGCCGCTCCGGGTGCTGCCCAACACACGGAGGGCCCAACTCCGGGCGCCGGTAGCACCGTTGACGAGGAAGTCCGGTCCGCGCAGTTGGTGAGGTCGTTCCAGTGCATTGTGCTGCCGGCCTTGCTTCAGACCGCGGAGTACGCCCGGCACGTCTTCGCGAGTGTGCCGAACTCGTCGCCTGATGCCATTGGTAGGGCGGTGGCTGCCCGCATCGAGCGGCAGAGCGTGTTGTACGAGCCGGGTCGGGAGTCGGTGTTCGTGCTGACCGAGGCCGTGTTGCGTACATGGCCGGGGACTCCGGCGCTCATGCTCGCCCAGCTCGACCGGCTGCTGGCTGTCGAGAGCCTGGACACCGTGCGGCTCGGGGTCATCCCCTGGCGTCGGCGGGTGCCGGTGCTGCCTCGCCACGGGTTCACCCTGTGCGATGAGCGGGCCGTTGTTGTCGAGACCTTCGACCGTGAGCGTGTGTCGGCGGACTCCGCTGAACTGGCAGCCTACGAGGAGACGTTCGCCCGATTCGAGGAAGCGGCCATCTTCGGCGACGAGGTGCGGGAGCTGCTGTTGCGGTCGATGGCGGACTTCCGCAGCTTAGGAGACACCCTCACTCGATAG
- a CDS encoding ATP-binding protein, translating to MRTKWCRAFPGLAEEVGHARRFVAALLEERGPVDDAVLVVSELATNAVRHSLSGAAGGWFVVVVSFGDDSDLVRIEVVDVGGEREPHLRDVTDREEGGRGLALVAACAKDWGIKSWPDGRTVWADLVREGA from the coding sequence ATGCGTACCAAGTGGTGCCGCGCCTTTCCCGGCCTGGCCGAGGAGGTGGGTCATGCTCGACGCTTCGTCGCTGCTCTGCTGGAGGAGCGAGGACCGGTCGACGACGCGGTCCTGGTCGTCAGTGAGCTTGCGACAAACGCTGTGCGGCATTCGTTGAGCGGCGCGGCCGGCGGCTGGTTCGTCGTGGTCGTCAGCTTCGGCGACGACAGTGACCTTGTGCGCATCGAGGTAGTCGATGTGGGAGGTGAACGCGAACCTCACCTGCGCGACGTGACGGACCGGGAGGAAGGTGGTCGCGGCCTGGCGCTGGTGGCCGCGTGCGCCAAGGACTGGGGCATCAAGAGCTGGCCCGACGGGCGGACCGTGTGGGCGGACCTCGTGCGGGAGGGTGCGTGA
- a CDS encoding sigma factor-like helix-turn-helix DNA-binding protein, translating to MSDELQRIMAIDDPYRLLREVTTRLADAQQEVTELARLRRRVVQDLHAQGLSYAQIAEKAGLSRGRIHQIRHTGPAPEGAFLGRGSVVVATPLRRDDERGRTVVAMDDVSSGKRLEDLARTYGLEVASEHVSVGGEIDLNRDGLVVVCGPRMSQEMWDTYAQDPVLRWERAEDGPWTVVDRRTGTVYRSGQDSDQARPYDVGYLGRLPRPDGNGSLLAIAGIHTQGSLGVVHLLANDLNTLWGQVGDRRFSTLVGVEYDPETSEPQSAELLCPLYRHDEEATEAAG from the coding sequence ATGTCGGACGAGTTGCAGCGGATCATGGCGATTGACGATCCGTACCGGCTGTTGCGCGAGGTAACGACCCGGTTGGCTGATGCACAGCAGGAGGTGACCGAGCTGGCTCGCCTTCGCCGACGCGTGGTCCAGGACCTGCACGCGCAAGGGCTGTCGTATGCGCAGATCGCGGAGAAGGCGGGTCTGAGCCGCGGGCGGATCCACCAGATCCGGCACACCGGCCCGGCGCCGGAGGGGGCCTTCCTTGGCCGGGGCTCCGTCGTCGTTGCTACGCCTCTGCGGCGTGATGACGAGCGCGGGCGGACGGTCGTCGCCATGGACGACGTCAGCTCCGGCAAGAGGCTAGAAGACCTCGCGCGCACATACGGGCTCGAAGTCGCCTCGGAGCATGTGTCGGTCGGCGGCGAGATCGACCTCAATCGAGACGGCCTGGTCGTCGTCTGTGGCCCACGTATGTCCCAGGAGATGTGGGACACGTACGCGCAAGACCCCGTCCTGCGCTGGGAGCGCGCGGAAGACGGGCCCTGGACCGTGGTCGACCGGCGCACCGGCACCGTCTACCGGTCAGGCCAGGACAGCGACCAGGCCAGGCCGTACGACGTCGGATACCTCGGCCGGCTACCGCGCCCGGACGGCAACGGTTCGCTGCTCGCCATCGCCGGCATCCACACTCAGGGCTCTCTCGGCGTCGTGCATCTGCTCGCCAACGACCTGAACACCCTGTGGGGCCAGGTCGGTGACCGCCGGTTCTCCACGCTCGTCGGCGTCGAGTACGACCCGGAGACAAGCGAACCGCAGTCCGCCGAACTGCTCTGCCCCCTCTACCGGCACGACGAAGAGGCGACGGAGGCAGCGGGGTGA
- a CDS encoding protein phosphatase 2C domain-containing protein, with protein sequence MRFALATQPAEPDRENEDFAAAAPGAAVVLDGAGVGGAETGCTHGVAWFSATLGALLLRGMTACPSRPLADCLADSISLVRSLHEDSCDLAYRASPTSTVAAARLGGGVLEYLVLGDSSLLLADREGPTTVVTDRRLDEVGKRLRGAVDQLPTGSAEHTAALAEYRDALTGLRNRPGGFWIAGPDPRAAEHALTGTVPLDSLASVTLLSDGATRLVDRFELADWGAVLSVLHSSGPDELIRRVREAEAGDPEGRRWPRGKARDDATAVHWALD encoded by the coding sequence GTGAGGTTCGCCCTCGCCACGCAGCCCGCCGAACCCGACCGCGAGAACGAGGACTTCGCCGCTGCCGCCCCCGGCGCGGCCGTTGTCCTCGACGGTGCCGGTGTGGGCGGGGCCGAGACCGGGTGCACGCACGGCGTCGCCTGGTTCTCCGCAACCCTCGGCGCTCTACTGCTGCGCGGCATGACCGCGTGTCCCTCACGGCCGCTCGCCGACTGCCTCGCCGACTCGATCAGTCTCGTCCGGTCCCTGCACGAGGACAGTTGCGACCTCGCCTACCGGGCCAGTCCCACCAGTACGGTCGCCGCCGCGCGGCTCGGCGGGGGAGTCCTTGAGTACCTCGTTCTCGGCGACTCCTCCCTGCTGCTGGCAGACAGGGAAGGCCCTACGACCGTCGTCACCGATCGGCGTCTGGACGAGGTCGGCAAGCGGCTGCGCGGGGCTGTCGACCAACTGCCCACCGGCTCGGCGGAACACACTGCCGCGCTCGCCGAGTACAGGGATGCCCTGACCGGGCTCCGCAACCGGCCGGGCGGCTTCTGGATCGCCGGCCCCGATCCGCGTGCGGCCGAGCATGCCCTGACCGGGACGGTGCCGCTGGACTCGCTGGCATCCGTGACGCTGCTGAGCGACGGTGCCACGCGCCTCGTCGACCGGTTCGAACTCGCCGACTGGGGCGCGGTGTTGTCCGTCCTCCACTCGTCGGGACCGGATGAGCTGATCCGCCGTGTACGGGAAGCCGAGGCCGGCGACCCAGAGGGCCGACGCTGGCCGCGGGGCAAGGCTCGCGACGACGCGACCGCCGTCCACTGGGCCTTGGACTGA
- a CDS encoding FtsK/SpoIIIE domain-containing protein: MPVVFWWVIGYPVAALRVLVSYRDTMDACGLTVPASAVRRATARMVGRQAAPVPPRRSFPLPTGSGLVMRLRMAAGQAPEDFMASADRLRHAWGVHAVYVRTTKPGRLELRLVGWDVLAEVRPARRRPGSDSMCLPLALREDGEWHVRDFRTVPHELILGATQSGKSVYLRNLLCGLARQSVVLVGIDCKWGVELAPFAPRLSALADTPDRADELLDVLVDEMEARFRLIGLRSGAGSGAGPDAVLTSDVWGLPEAVRPVPVVVVVDEVAELFLAANRDDEKRRDAMVTKLIRLAQLGRAAGIYLEVCGQRFGSELGKGATMLRAQLTGRVCHRVNDEASANMALADISPEAALAATAIPAERPGVAVVGDSSGGWSRVRAPHFTLAEAAAVCRDTAALMPDLPRLDSFRPAVAVESAVPSSATAAVPTAQPVTE, translated from the coding sequence ATGCCGGTCGTGTTCTGGTGGGTCATCGGCTATCCGGTCGCCGCGCTGCGGGTGCTCGTTTCGTATCGGGACACCATGGATGCCTGTGGTCTGACGGTTCCGGCCTCGGCCGTCCGTCGGGCCACTGCCCGGATGGTCGGGCGTCAGGCCGCGCCGGTACCGCCTCGGCGGTCGTTCCCGCTGCCGACCGGGTCCGGTCTAGTGATGCGGCTGCGTATGGCGGCGGGTCAGGCTCCAGAGGACTTCATGGCCTCCGCCGACCGGCTGAGGCACGCCTGGGGCGTCCATGCCGTGTACGTCCGCACCACAAAGCCGGGGCGGCTCGAACTGCGGCTGGTCGGCTGGGACGTGCTCGCCGAGGTCAGGCCGGCCCGGCGTCGGCCGGGGTCCGATTCGATGTGCCTGCCGCTGGCGCTGCGGGAAGACGGTGAGTGGCACGTACGGGACTTTCGCACCGTGCCGCATGAACTGATCCTCGGCGCCACGCAGTCCGGCAAGTCCGTCTACCTGCGCAATCTGCTGTGCGGTCTGGCCCGGCAGTCGGTCGTGCTCGTCGGCATCGACTGCAAGTGGGGCGTGGAACTCGCCCCGTTCGCGCCCCGGTTGTCCGCGCTCGCCGACACTCCTGACCGGGCTGACGAACTCCTGGACGTGCTGGTGGACGAGATGGAGGCACGTTTCCGGCTCATCGGGCTCCGTAGTGGTGCGGGTAGCGGGGCCGGTCCCGATGCCGTGCTCACCTCGGACGTGTGGGGGCTGCCGGAAGCCGTACGGCCGGTGCCGGTCGTGGTCGTCGTCGACGAAGTGGCGGAGCTGTTCCTGGCCGCGAACCGGGATGACGAGAAGCGACGGGACGCCATGGTCACCAAGCTCATCCGCCTCGCCCAGCTCGGGCGGGCGGCGGGCATCTATCTGGAGGTGTGCGGGCAGCGTTTCGGGTCCGAACTCGGCAAGGGCGCCACCATGCTCCGTGCCCAGCTGACCGGCCGCGTCTGCCACCGCGTCAACGACGAAGCCTCGGCGAACATGGCACTCGCCGACATCTCCCCGGAAGCGGCCCTCGCCGCTACCGCCATCCCGGCCGAACGCCCCGGCGTCGCCGTCGTCGGTGACTCCTCCGGCGGCTGGTCCCGCGTCCGCGCACCACACTTCACCCTCGCCGAAGCGGCGGCCGTCTGCCGTGACACCGCCGCCCTGATGCCGGACCTGCCCCGGCTCGACTCCTTCCGGCCCGCCG